In the Streptomyces fradiae ATCC 10745 = DSM 40063 genome, TCCTCCTCATCACCCGCTTCAAGCTGCACGCCTTCCTCGCGCTGACCATCGGGTCCCTGGCCCTCGGCGTGTTCGCGGGCGCGCCGCTCGACGCGACCATCGCCTCCTTCAGCGGGGGCCTCGGGTCGACGGTCGCGGGCGTGGGCGTGCTGGTCGCGCTGGGCGCGATCCTCGGCAAGCTCCTCGCGGACTCGGGCGGCGCCGACCAGATCGTCGACACGATCCTGGCGCGGGCGAGCGGGCGGGCCATGCCGTGGGCGATGGTGCTGATCGCCTCGGTGATCGGCCTGCCGCTCTTCTTCGAGGTCGGCATCGTGCTGCTGATCCCGGTCGTGCTGATGGTCGCCAAGCGCGGCGGCTACTCGCTGATGCGGATCGGCATCCCGGCGCTCGCGGGCCTGTCGGTGATGCACGGGCTGATACCGCCGCACCCCGGCCCGCTGGTCGCCATCGACGCGCTCGGCGCGGACCTCGGCATCACCCTCGCGCTGGGCCTTCTGGTCGCCGTGCCCACGGTGGTCATCGCGGGCCCGCTGTTCTCCCGGTACGCCGCCCGCTGGGTCGACGTCCAGGCGCCCGACGGCATGATGCCGCAGCGGACCTCCGGGGACGAGGGCCCGGTGAAGCGGCCCGGCTTCGGCGTCACCGTCGCCACGGTGCTGCTGCCCGTCGCGCTGATGATGGTGAAGGCGCTCGTCGACATCGTCGTGGACGACCCGGAGAACCCCGTCCAGCGGGTCACCGACACCGTAGGGTCGCCGCTGATCGCGCTGCTCGCGGCCGTGCTCGTCGCCCTCTTCACGCTGGGCCGGGCGGCCGGGTTCACCAAGGAGCGGATCTCCACGACGGTGGAACGGTCGCTGGCGCCGATCGCGGGCGTGCTGCTGATCGTCGGCGCGGGCGGCGGGTTCAAGACGACGCTGATCGACATCGGTGTGGGCCGGATGATCCTCGACCTGTCGCGGGACTGGGCGATACCCGCCCTGCTGCTCGGCTGGCTGATCGCCGTGGCCATCCGCCTGGCGACCGGTTCCGCGACGGTGGCGACGATCTCGGCCGCCGGGCTGGTCGCGCCCCTCGCCGCCGACATGTCCGCCTCGCACGCCGCGCTGCTGGTGCTGGCGATCGGCGCCGGGTCGCTGTTCTTCAGCCATGTCAACGACGCCGGGTTCTGGCTGGTGAAGGAGTACTTCGGGATGGACGTCGGCCAGACCGTCAAGACGTGGTCGGTGATGGAGACGATCATCTCGGTCGTCGGGATCGTGTGCGTCCTGCTGCTGTCGCTGGTGCTGTAGGGCGCCCGGAGCGGCGGGCCGTACCGGGCCGGGGCCCCCGAAAGCGGGGAGCGCCCCGGCCCGTCGGCATGTGAGGCTGCGTCGTACGAGTGACCGGAGGCTGTTCCGCATGAGCGACCAGAGGCTGTTCCGCATGAGCGACCAGAGGCTGTTCCGCATGAGCGACCACGAGGATCTGCCCCCCTTCGAGCTGGCCTTCCCCGGGCCGCTGCGCGACCGGCTGGTGGCGGCCGTGCTGACCGGGGCGAAGACGGCGACGACCGGGCTGCTGGCCGGGTACGAGGCGGAGGGCGAGCCGCTGCCGGAGCCCGGCGACCGGTCGGCGCTGGTCGACTCGGCGGGCCGGGCCGTCGCGGTGGTGGAGGTGACCGGCGTACGGGTGCTGCCGCTCGGCGAGGTGGACCCGCGGCACGCCGTGGACGAGGGCGAGGGCCACCGGACGGTCGCCGAGTGGCGGGACGCGCACGAGCGCTTCTGGCACGGTGAGGCGATGCGGGCCGCCCTCGGCGACCCCGGCTTCACGGTGGACGACACCACCCGTGTGGTGCTGGAGCGCTTCCGGGTGGTGGGGGAGCCCGATCCGGTCACCGCCGCCGTCGCGGGCGAGCTCCGGCTGCTCGAACCGGCGGTCAGGGCGTCGCGGGCGGAGGCGGAGAGGCTGCTGGACCCGGAGTTCACCGAGGTCGGCGCGTCCGGGCGGCGCTGGACGCGCGACGCGATGCTCGCCGCGCTGCCCGGGGACGCCGCCGCCCCGGGCGCGCCCCCCTGCCGGGCGTCCGGGATGGCGGGGGTGCTCCTCGCGCCCGGCCTGGTCCACCTGACGTTCGAGACGGTGGCGGGCGGTCGGCGGGCGCGGCGCTCCTCCCTGTGGCGCCGCTCCCCCGACGGCACCGGGGCGCCCTGGCGGCTCTACCACCACCAGGGGACGCCCGTCCCGGACGGCACTCCGTAGGGCGGGCTCCGCAGGCCGGACGGGCCGGGGGCGGGCCCCCGTGACGCGGCGCGGCCGTCAGGCCACGGCTCAGCCTCCAGCCGGGCCACCGGGGCCCATCGCGCGGGCCCATCGCGCGGGCCCATCGCGCGGGCCGTCCGCTCAGGCCGGCCCGGCCGCCGTCCGCGCCGCCGCGCGGCCGGGCCGTCAGACCGCCGCGCGGCCGGGCCGTCAGGCCACCGCGCGGGCCGCCGCCCGGCCGGCCGCGCGGCCCGAGAAGAGGCAGCCGCCGAGGAAGGTGCCCTCCAGTGCCCGGTAGCCGTGGACGCCGCCCCCGCCGAACCCGGCCGCCTCCCCCGCCGCGTACAGGCCCGGCAGCGGTTCGCCCTCCGCCGTGAGGACCCGTGACGACAGGTCGGTCGCCAGCCCGCCCAGCGACTTGCGGGTGAGGACGCGCAGCCGCACGGCGATGAGGGGACCCGCCTTCGGGTCGAGGAGCCGGTGCGGGGCGGCCGTGCGGATGAGCCGGTCGCCGAGGTACCGGCGCGCGCCCCGGATGGCGGTGACCTGGAGGTCCTTGGTGAACGGGTTGGCGATCTCCCGGTCGCGGGCGACGATCTCGCGGCGCAGCGCGGCCTCGTCGACGAGCGGCTCGCCGGTGAGCGCGTTCATCCCGCGCACCAGGGCGGACAGGTCCCGCTCCACCACGAAGTCGGCGCCCTTCTCCATGAAGGCCCGCACGGGCGCGGGCACGTCGGTGCGGGCGCGGCCGATGACGTCCCGGACCGACCGGCCGGTGAGGTCCGGGTTCTGCTCGCTGCCGGAGAGCGCGAACTCCTTGCCGATGATCCGCTGGTCGAGGACGAACCACGTGTGGTCGTGCCCGGTCCGCATGATGTGCTCCAGCGTGCCGAGCGTGTCGAAGCCGGGGAAGAGGGGCACGGGCAGGCGCCGGCCGAGGGCGTCCAGCCACAGGGACGACGGGCCGGGCAGGATGCGGATGCCGTGGCGGGCCCAGATCGGGTCCCAGTTCTCGATGCCCTCGGTGTAGTGCCACATGCGGTCGCGGTTGACGTGGTGGGCGCCGGCCGCCTCGGCGATGCCCAGCATCAGCCCGTCGACGTGGGCGGGGACGCCGGACAGCATGTGCTCCGGGGGCGTGCCGAGCCGTTCGGGCCACTGGGCGCGGACCAGCTCGTGGTTGCCGCCGATCCCGCCGGAGGTGACGACGACGGCCTGGGCGCGGTACTCGAAGGCGCCGGTGACCTCGCGGCTGCTGGCCGTGCCGCGCGGGGCGCCGGACGGCTCCAGGACCTCGCCGCTCACGGTGTCGACGGCGCCGCCGGTGCGGCCGAGGCCGGTGACGCGGTGGCGGAACCTCGCTGATACGAGGCCGCGGGCGACGCCCTCACGGACGCGGCGCTCGAACGGCTCGACGAGGCCCGGCCCGGTACCCCAGGTGATGTGGAAGCGCGGGACGGAGTTGCCGTGCCCGGTGGCGCCGTAGCCGCCGCGCTCGGCCCAGCCGACGACGGGGAAGAAGCGCACGCCCAGCCGGTGCAGCCAGGCGCGCTTCTCGCCCGCGGCGAAGTCCACGTACGCCTCGGCCCAGCGGCGCGGCCAGTGGTCCTCGGGCCGGTCGAACCCGGCCGTGCCCAGCCAGTCCTGGAGGGCCAGGTCCCGGCTGTCGCGGACCCGCATGCGGCGCTGCTCGGGCGAGTCGACGAGGAACAGCCCGCCGAACGACCAGTGGGCCTGCCCGCCGATCGACTGCTCGGGCTCCTGGTCCAGGAGGATGACGCTGCGGCCCGCGGCGGCCAGTTCGGCGGTGGCGACGAGCCCGGCGAGGCCCGCGCCGATCACGATCACATCAGCGTCGTAGGCCATCGGATTTCCGTCCTTCCGAGGGGATGATCCCAGTGCCCGAATCTTCCGTACGCGGCGGTAACCGCGTCAACCCTTAGAAGAGACCGGAGTGTGAAGGAGAGTGCGGATCGTGAACGCATCGCCCGCCGATGAGCTGCTCGACGTCGTGGACGAGCGCGACCGCGTGGTGGGGCGGCTGCCGCGCGGAGAGGTGTACGCGCGCGGGCTGCGCCACCGCTGCGTGTTCGTCCTCGTGCGCGACGCCGGGGACCGGATCTTCGTGCACCGCCGGACCGCGTCGAAGGCGGTGTTCCCCTCGCTGTACGACATGTTCGTCGGCGGGGTCGTCGGCGCGGGCGAGCCGTACGACGCGGCGGCGCTGCGGGAGGCGGAGGAGGAGCTGGGGGTGACCGGGCTGCCCCGGCCGGAGCCGGTGCTGTCGTTCCTGTACGACGACGGGCCCGGCGGGCGCGGCTCGTGGTGGTCCCGGGTGTACGAGGTGCGCTGCGACCTGCCGGTGGAGCCGCAGGCGGAGGAGGTCGCCTGGCACGCCTTCCTGCCGGAGGCGGAGGTGGAGCGGCGCCTGGGCGCATGGCCGTGGGTGCCGGACGGGCTGGCCGCGTGGGAGCGGCTGCGCGCGGCGCGGGGGCGGGGGCCGGGCCGTGGCTGACCTCGGGCGGAGCCTGCGGCTGTGGTTCTCGCCGCAGCGGGTGCGGGAGGAGGGCGAGACGCCGGACTACCGGTTCTCCCTGGCCAACGAGCGGACCTTCCTGGCCTGGCTGCGGACCGGGCTGGCGCTGGTGGGCGGCGGGTTCGCCGTGGACCAGTTCCTGCCGGACCTGCGGTGGGGGGTGCGGGTCGGGATGGCGCTCGTCCTGCTGGCCGCGGGGGCGCTGTGCGCGCTGCGGGCGGTCAACCACTGGGTGCGGTGCGAGCGGGCGATGCGGCTCGGCGAGGACCTGCCGGTGAGCCGGTTCCCCGCGGTGCTGGGCCTGGCGGTGGGGGTGGTGGCGGCGGCGATGGTGCTGGTGGTGCTGTTCGGGTGGACGGGGTGAGGCCCGGGGGGCGGGGGGCCGGTCGCGACCCGGGAGGCGGTTGCGAAGGCGGGCCTGGTCGCGGCCCCGGAGGCGATCCCGGGCGCCGATCAGGAGGCGGTCCCGGGCGTGCACCCGGGCGCGAAGCCGAGCGCGATCCCGGGCGCGCTGGGCGCGAGCGCGATCCCGGGCTGCAGCCGGAGCGGACCCGGCTGGCGTGGCGACGTACGACGCTGTCGTGCACCGTCGCCGCCGTGCTGGCCGCACGGCAGGCGGTGCACGGCGGCGACGCCGAGACGGCCGGGGTGCTGGGCGCGGGCCTCTCGCTGCTCGTGTGGGTGGCGTTCCTGGTGGTGGCGCAGCGGCGGATCGCCGCGCTGGGACGGCGGGCGCGGCCGGACCCGCTGGCGGCGCGGGCCGCGCTGGCGGCGGCCCTGTGCACGGTGGCGCTGGCGGGTTTCGGGGTGGCGGTGGTGTGGTGAAACGACGTCGCACGTAAGGGCGGGTTCATGCACCATCTCGGAGACACCTTCATCGAGCCGGGAGAACGGAGACGGATGATGGACCAGAGCGAAGCCCTTCAGCTCGCGGTGGCGTTTCTCGCGCGCAGCCAGCGCGATGACGAACCGCCTCTCGCCATCGACACCGCAGGGGTTCGCGAGAGCAACGGTCTCCTGATCGTGCCCTACAACTCCGTTCGGTATCTCGCCTCGCGCGATGTGGGACAGCAGCTCTTGGACTGCTGGCCCATCCTCGTCGACCTTGAGCGCGGAGAAGCGCGGTTCGGGACCCTGGACGAGCGGCACCTCTGGACGAGGCCGACACCTGGCCAAGCCGCGCAGGTCCCCTGGCCACAGTCACCGGCGGTGGGACGAGGGCCGGTCCCCGCCGGCCGCAGGGCGGGGCGGGGCGGTCAGTCCTCGTCGAGGGTGACGACGACCTTGCCGCCCAGGCCCCCGGCCATCGCCGCGCGCTGCGCGTCGGCCGCCCGCTCCAGCGGGAAGGTGCGCGCCACCCGCACCTTCAGCACCCCGCCCTCGGCCAGGTCCGCGAGGGCCGTCAGGTCGTCGGCGTCCGGGCGCACCCAGAAGTACAGGCCGCCCAGGTTCACCACCTCGCCGTCCGCGATGGAGGCGAGGCGGCCCTCGGGGGTGAGCACCTGCGGCGAGCTCCGAAGCGGCTCGCCGCCCACGGTGTCCAGCACGGCGTCCACGCCGTCGGGCGCCAGCTCGCGCACCCGGCGGGCGAACCCCGCGCCGTACGCGACCGGTTCGCCGCCCAGCTCCCGCACCCGCTCCGCGCCGGACTCGCGGACCCCGCCCAGCACCCGGGCGCCCATGTGCCGGGCCAGCTGCACGGCGAGCGAGCCGACCGCGCCGGCCGCCGCGTGGACCAGCACGGTCTCGCCCTTCCGCACGCGCAGCGCCCGGTGGAGGGCCTGGTAGGCGGTGAGGCCCGCCAGGGGCAGCGCGGCGGCCTCGGCGAAGTCCATGGTGCGGGGCTTGCGGGCGAGGGTGCGCACGGGCGCGGCAACGTACTCGGCGAAGGTGCCGTGGCACAGCGCGTCCTCCCGCACGTACCCCATCACCTCGTCCCCGACGGCGTACTCGGGCACGGAGACACCGGGCTGCACGACCACGCCGGAGACGTCCCAGCCGGGGACGACCGGGAAGAAGGCGTCCAGGATCGTGTCGAGATAGCCGGCCTGGCACTTCCAGTCGACCGGGTTGACGGCCGCCGCCCGCACCTTCACCAGGACCTTGTCGGGCCCCACCTTGGGGTCGGGCCGGTCGCCGTACTCCAGGACCTCGGGTCCGCCGTAGCGGCGGTAGCTGATCGCCTTCATGGAACGAGCCTGCCCCCAAGGGATCAATCGGGCAATCAGGGCTAACCTGGGAGTGTCAGCATCCTCCACACAGAGGCTCAGCCATGACGGCCCCGCATCAGGAACACCCCGCGCACCAGCACACCCACGGCCCGGCCTGCGGCCACCGCTCGGTGGTCCACGGCGACCACGTCGACTACGTCCACGACGGGCACCTGCACCGCGAGCACTCCGGCCACTGGGACGAGTGCGAGCCCGGCGAGCACATCGCCCACAGCGGCCACGCCCACGAGCACGGCGAAGGCTGCGGCCACCCGGCGGTCGCGCACGGGGACCACGTCGACTACGTCCACGAGGGACACCGCCACGCCGCCCACGACGGCCACTGGGACGACCACTGACGGTGGGGATCGGCGGTCGCACCGCCCGAGGCCCCACGACCCCCCTCTGTCCCCCGCGTCACCCGACTGGCAGGCTCTGTCCGTCCAGTTCGGTTATGACTCGGGGGGACCGCGGTGCCCGCACACGACCCGTACACCGTCCAGCTCGCGCCTGACGTGCACGCCTACGTCCAGCCGGACGGGGGGTGGTGCCTCAACAACGCCGGCTGGGTCGGCGGCGCCGACGGCAGCGTCCTGATCGACACGACCGCCACCGAGCGCCGGGCGGTGGCCCTGCGCGACGCGCTGCTGGCGCACGGCGCCGCCCCGCCGTCCCTGGTGGTCAACACCCACCACCACGGGGACCACACGTACGGCAACCACGTCTTCCTCCCGGAGGCGACCGTGGTCGGGCACGAGGCGTGCCGCTCCGAGGTGCTGGCGGCGGGGCGGCAGCTCCATCTGATATGGCCGCAGACCGACTTCGGCGACGTCCGCGTGACGCCGCCGTCGGTGACGTACTCCGACCGGATGACCCTGTACGCGGGCGGGACCGAGGTGCGGCTGATCCATCCGGGCGTGGCGCACACGACGGGCGACACCATCGTGCACCTCCCGGAGCGGGGCGTGGTCTTCACCGGCGACCTGGTCTTCCACGGCGGGACGCCGTTCCTCGCGACGGGCTCGCTGCGCGGGTCGCTGCGGGCGCTGGACCTGCTGCGCTCGCTGGACGCCGAGACGGTGGTGCCGGGCCACGGGCCGCTGGCCGACCCGTCCGCGTACGACGCGACGGAGGCGTACCTGCGGTTCGTCGCCGAGCTGGCGGAGGACGGCCACGCCAGGGGGCTGACGCCGCTGGAGGTGGCGCGGGGCGCGGACCTGGGGGTCTTCGGGGAGCTGCGCGAGCCGGAGCGGCTGGTGGCCAACGTGCACCGGGCGTACGCCGAGCTGGAGGGACGGCCGGAGGGGGCGCCGCTGGACGTGGCGGCGGTGTTCGGCGACATGGCGGCGATGAACGGCGGGCGCGCGGTGGCCTGCCACGCCTGAGGCCGCTTCGCGGCCCACGGTGGGGCGGCGGGCGGGCGGTGGGTGCGGTGCGGGGCCGCGGGGGTGTGAGGGCCCGGCGACGCGGGCGCGGTGGCGGTGAGAGCCCGGCGACGTCGCCGGGGTGGGTGAGGGCCCCGGCGCGCGGGCCGCGCGCGGGCCCAGCCGGGGCGGGCGCGGGTCCCG is a window encoding:
- a CDS encoding NADP-dependent oxidoreductase → MKAISYRRYGGPEVLEYGDRPDPKVGPDKVLVKVRAAAVNPVDWKCQAGYLDTILDAFFPVVPGWDVSGVVVQPGVSVPEYAVGDEVMGYVREDALCHGTFAEYVAAPVRTLARKPRTMDFAEAAALPLAGLTAYQALHRALRVRKGETVLVHAAAGAVGSLAVQLARHMGARVLGGVRESGAERVRELGGEPVAYGAGFARRVRELAPDGVDAVLDTVGGEPLRSSPQVLTPEGRLASIADGEVVNLGGLYFWVRPDADDLTALADLAEGGVLKVRVARTFPLERAADAQRAAMAGGLGGKVVVTLDED
- a CDS encoding YidH family protein → MADLGRSLRLWFSPQRVREEGETPDYRFSLANERTFLAWLRTGLALVGGGFAVDQFLPDLRWGVRVGMALVLLAAGALCALRAVNHWVRCERAMRLGEDLPVSRFPAVLGLAVGVVAAAMVLVVLFGWTG
- a CDS encoding FAD-binding dehydrogenase, which produces MAYDADVIVIGAGLAGLVATAELAAAGRSVILLDQEPEQSIGGQAHWSFGGLFLVDSPEQRRMRVRDSRDLALQDWLGTAGFDRPEDHWPRRWAEAYVDFAAGEKRAWLHRLGVRFFPVVGWAERGGYGATGHGNSVPRFHITWGTGPGLVEPFERRVREGVARGLVSARFRHRVTGLGRTGGAVDTVSGEVLEPSGAPRGTASSREVTGAFEYRAQAVVVTSGGIGGNHELVRAQWPERLGTPPEHMLSGVPAHVDGLMLGIAEAAGAHHVNRDRMWHYTEGIENWDPIWARHGIRILPGPSSLWLDALGRRLPVPLFPGFDTLGTLEHIMRTGHDHTWFVLDQRIIGKEFALSGSEQNPDLTGRSVRDVIGRARTDVPAPVRAFMEKGADFVVERDLSALVRGMNALTGEPLVDEAALRREIVARDREIANPFTKDLQVTAIRGARRYLGDRLIRTAAPHRLLDPKAGPLIAVRLRVLTRKSLGGLATDLSSRVLTAEGEPLPGLYAAGEAAGFGGGGVHGYRALEGTFLGGCLFSGRAAGRAAARAVA
- a CDS encoding DUF202 domain-containing protein codes for the protein MQPERTRLAWRRTTLSCTVAAVLAARQAVHGGDAETAGVLGAGLSLLVWVAFLVVAQRRIAALGRRARPDPLAARAALAAALCTVALAGFGVAVVW
- a CDS encoding NUDIX domain-containing protein; protein product: MNASPADELLDVVDERDRVVGRLPRGEVYARGLRHRCVFVLVRDAGDRIFVHRRTASKAVFPSLYDMFVGGVVGAGEPYDAAALREAEEELGVTGLPRPEPVLSFLYDDGPGGRGSWWSRVYEVRCDLPVEPQAEEVAWHAFLPEAEVERRLGAWPWVPDGLAAWERLRAARGRGPGRG
- a CDS encoding nuclear transport factor 2 family protein — protein: MVGEPDPVTAAVAGELRLLEPAVRASRAEAERLLDPEFTEVGASGRRWTRDAMLAALPGDAAAPGAPPCRASGMAGVLLAPGLVHLTFETVAGGRRARRSSLWRRSPDGTGAPWRLYHHQGTPVPDGTP
- a CDS encoding GntP family permease; protein product: MTRLSVETLAADAAEPITSAGDAQLGAAVLGGIALIVLLITRFKLHAFLALTIGSLALGVFAGAPLDATIASFSGGLGSTVAGVGVLVALGAILGKLLADSGGADQIVDTILARASGRAMPWAMVLIASVIGLPLFFEVGIVLLIPVVLMVAKRGGYSLMRIGIPALAGLSVMHGLIPPHPGPLVAIDALGADLGITLALGLLVAVPTVVIAGPLFSRYAARWVDVQAPDGMMPQRTSGDEGPVKRPGFGVTVATVLLPVALMMVKALVDIVVDDPENPVQRVTDTVGSPLIALLAAVLVALFTLGRAAGFTKERISTTVERSLAPIAGVLLIVGAGGGFKTTLIDIGVGRMILDLSRDWAIPALLLGWLIAVAIRLATGSATVATISAAGLVAPLAADMSASHAALLVLAIGAGSLFFSHVNDAGFWLVKEYFGMDVGQTVKTWSVMETIISVVGIVCVLLLSLVL
- a CDS encoding MBL fold metallo-hydrolase, with product MPAHDPYTVQLAPDVHAYVQPDGGWCLNNAGWVGGADGSVLIDTTATERRAVALRDALLAHGAAPPSLVVNTHHHGDHTYGNHVFLPEATVVGHEACRSEVLAAGRQLHLIWPQTDFGDVRVTPPSVTYSDRMTLYAGGTEVRLIHPGVAHTTGDTIVHLPERGVVFTGDLVFHGGTPFLATGSLRGSLRALDLLRSLDAETVVPGHGPLADPSAYDATEAYLRFVAELAEDGHARGLTPLEVARGADLGVFGELREPERLVANVHRAYAELEGRPEGAPLDVAAVFGDMAAMNGGRAVACHA